GAGTTGTACTgtctgccaaaattgttcaaattattgctctATGTTCAAAAATGTCTGTGGCATGTATagaatataggctaacatagaagaaacctaactctgttcTTGAACTATTACTTTACACACTTAAAGACTTCTACACAGGTGAGCGCATTAGGGTCAAAGACTTTCTTGTTTTAGTAATGCTATTtgttatgttgttgttttgttgttttttttttttgttgttgttttttttttttttttcattttctgacgTATACACACAAATGTACATGCATGCTAACGCACATACAAACTTTTATTGACTTGGATTTATCATGTGTTCTGTAAGCAACatagacccgcccgcttagctcagtaggtagagcgtcggtcgtGGGATCGTGAAGTCGTGAGTTCAATCcgcgggctgggcgtatgttctccgtgactatttgattaacGGCATTGTTCcagaaatcattagtcccccacctctgattcaattgaggaagttggcagttacttgcgtagaacaggtttgtactggtacaaaatctaggaACAGTGGtaaagttaactgcccgccgttacatgacggaaatactgttgaaaaacaaacagcgttaaacccaaaacaagcaaacaaacaaaagaagcagcaacatacatgtacaatgcactttaattaaaatttcaattaagtTCGAATAAGTTTCTCGTGTGCTGTAAATATTTGTGCTAATTGCAAACTGACATGGTAATGTCTTCCATGACTTgtgaactttttttcttttccgcTACAGCTTTTCGAGAAAAAAAGACAAAGATAGTTTAAAATCATTGTTACAGTTACATATAATTtggttattttataatcattttttatatttacatttaataaatttctttttttttttggtcttttttgttgttgtcttagAAGCATCCCAAATCTATATGTTTATAGAATTGTTAATGTCACACAGAGATTTCAACAAATGTATTTAGATaatcaaataattttatcaattttacgaaaatcttattcttttctttttgttttcttctttcctttttatttttctttttttttattaattctttTCCTGGAAAATTATTATTTAAGCACAAATCGTATTGCAATTCTGTTATAATCAAATTTCATTCTGGCAGAAAACAAATAGCACCGCTTACCGGTAAAATCTTGAAAGGAACGTAGTTTAGTATATTTTTGTGAAAAGTCAGTAGCTGcgcttttatttacatttatgaaAACAGTTCGCCTGTTTCTTGTAAAATGTTTATCTGATATGTGAAAATAACGTAACAAATACCATGAAAAGTGTAATTCTAATACAAAAGTACTTTCAAGTACACggaagtacaaaaatatttttttgcatcATGGGTAGTCCCAATTCAAAAAGTCACAAGCAACGAATCGATTATTTAAAATCGGAGTAATCGAGGTACTTCAGTCCATCAAACATGATTGCATGCAAAATGGTTATTTAATGGCGAAAACAGACTATTTTTGAATAGCAAATTCATTCTTGTGCTTGTTTTTGTGTATTACGCGATATGTCATGTCATTAATTCACCCACTGCCATATATTACCGATGGCTGTTACTAGAAAGGAGGAGCgcctgtgataaattacagacACCGGTATATACCTAATTCAAGCGATTTCAATGAGAAgtatgttaatatatatatattttgtaaccattgcaatctaaccctaacctttagtcagtatgttTACATATTATACtctaaatgtaatattttgcgTATTTTGAAATGCATCACTTGTCCGGTTCGGTATATCATGGAGAGCGTTATACATCAACTAAGGTCTTAAGATATTTCAGGAGCAGAATTTTTGTGCCATATCAAGATTTTGGCAAATACAATGAAGACATTAAATAACGATAAAGCTAAGCCTTTCTATTGTATGTCCTAGCGTAGGACGGATGGGGGCAGTTGGATTAGGTCGGGACCCACTTAGTCTTCAAATGTTTTGGCGTGGCAACCTGTGCTCTTCCCGGGACCCCGCACCCCCTCCACCCGCACACCCCacaattttatcaaacaaaaaaaaaagaaagaaaacaagtttaaaaTTTGTACCTCGTTATTTCAAGTTAATATTTGCACAGGAAAAAGTAAGTACAGGTAAAAGGGTACAAATAAAGGTAAAAGTgtacattaatttatataaaaatgtggCGAGAATTTATTTTCAGTATCGACATCTTCCAAATTATGTAATGCATTTAAAACTACACATATGTTtgcaaagaaaatatagacaCTGTTGTAAATCAAACTACTTTGTAGCGAAAGAGGGAATTTCAAAATAGCATGTCACAAATGGCCACCATAACAAGAAGTTGTGTCATGCGATCGCAAGACCAAGATCCTTAGCTCAAAAGGAAAGCATAGAGGTGAAAGCTTTtcatcattttgttgttgttgttgttgttgttattgggCGGTTTATAACGCCCGCATAAATTGATAGATATTCCTGACACATTTGATATTTGCATGAAGGCGATGTGTCATAGTATAATAATTACGCAAACCTCAGACTGTCCGGTTAAATTCAAGTCAATGTCATGGATCATTTTTCTTATACTGTCTATTGCTTCTAAAAGCGGAAGTGGATATTGACACGAGTTAAGATAATCAAGCAAAAATCTCAAAAGACATAGTCCTACTTAAAGCCAGGAAGGAAAGAGGTCatagaaatataagaaattaagCGGCTTAAGTCTTCGTAAAATTGacttaaatttcaattttgaaaatgataacgTCGATTGCTTTCTTTCATTTTATGTCTGATTTCACATCCACAGTGTACGGTGATATGTAATAgacaaacatttactttttaagattaaattatctcgtgcgcacgacattctATCtagagcgcacgacatcttatcccgagcgcatgacatctttcgtgcgcacgacatcttaccttGAGCGCACAACATCTTACATTATCTCAAGTGCTCGACATCTTATCATTCACGTgaaagttttcattaaaaatttccGACTGTTTACTGGGTTGAATTCGTTTAATGAAAAGCAATGTGTATAGGAACATTTAAAGTAAATGGTTAAATCAAATTAaaccagaattttaaaaaaattcacaatATTTATATTAGTATCTTCTCCATGAAAAGCGTTATTAAGTCACTGAAATATATAGCTATATATAGTTACATCGAGAGAGGCAATAAAGTAGAATTTACAGCATCAAGAAATCGCATTTAGCCGCTTATTTCTCTCCTTCTAGATTTCGTTATGCCCATATTCTCTGTCCTGCACTGTATCAAGTGTTTGATTCACAGTAACGCTGACGTTTCTTTGACCAGGTAAAATTGCTAATTACAATATCAGATCTACTATTTAACACAGTATAATATTTTTGGAATGATATGAGAAAGGAGGTTGTAAAGTATAAAATAGCTGTTTGCTGAACCACAACATCATACCTAATggtacaaaaatgtaatgttcGTAAGAATAGTTTAGTTTCATTGTCGCCAGTCTATTTCAACCTTACTATATGCTCTATGATGCTAATTACGGATATAGCTGATTAGTTTATatcctataaaatatttttgacagaCAGATATTTACTCATTTCCCATAACTGAATATAcaggaaaatcatttttaaaagataactGTTCCCACACTCTGCAGTGTTCCTACCGATTTTTGTATAAGTGTTATATACACAAAAGCTCGGgagagctattgtgattgctccccgtccggcgtccgtccgtctgtccacacttgcctttaaacgacatcttctaATAGCCGcagtttctttttgccacgccggtatttggcaaattcagcccatatttatacgcgctttacaaaaatgaaaattgccttaaattgttacattaacccacctattttaaagttagtatgttttgacatgatatcattactagttttttgtaaatcagtacgagaaaatcacatttgccatggcaaaagcggttttgccatggcaaaattattttgccatggcaagaaaattcatgattttgccatggcaattttttttcacttttcttaaaaagttattttaactatttccaaacgaatgttttggtagaaatatgttgtttcatatcgataactcagttttttttttattttgccatggcaaaaactggccatggcaatttttaaaaaaaaatgtagcagtgagcacaatgcccaactttatagtgctgcctcactagaatatcacgccgtaaaaACGTGATATGATACCCTACctagtaacattatactgacaccgggctgacaagtcctaggactaccgtcttgagtgccaagtgaggaagcttctagtaccatttttacgtctttggtataacgcccccgggcatcgaacctataaccggttccgctggtgtgtgactttctacaaGTTTTGCAAAATGCCCATTTTGGTAACATAGCAcatgttgcacaaacctatgtgcaagggaaaatctgatacacatttttcctattcgtcattaaaaatgcttaagtacctcaatgcagatcaagaatataaaaacaaactttaaagcgctaaacattttttgttcggatatttttttctctctatttttgcgaggcttagattatccaagcctgctaaaattctcgagtcatatataacatcaaagatcagGATTctatgataataactaatatcgtatttcataaacgaaagaaacttactaatttgatgaatagatatgttctaTAATTTAACTCATTCAGGCCTAATCCCTTGAAAATCCGTGATATGAGACAAGCGCTCCAAGTCGGATCCCTTATTAATGCGTGATGATAACGATATAGCGTGAGTCGGGTCCCGTATTAATGCGTGATCAACCCGTTAAAAAACGTTTGATTggtttaaaattataaacacaaaGGGCTTTCCCAAATATTTAGCCAATCAGATAAAAGCTTTAACTTCGCaatgatgttaaaaatattttgattggacgagtataatctttttttttttcttatgtaaatgcgggagtttcaaaacgaaagaaaaacaaaaattgtaaacgTGGCGAGCTTTCATGACAATGATTTTTCGGATATAGACGACACAGAAATGGAATATATGATGGGATTTAATGAAACCGTGAATGATTCAGATATTTCTATGTCTAGTGACGATGATTCTGACGACGATGTGCCTTTAGTTGACTTAATTCAGCGACAGAATGTGAACCGACGTGACGaggaagtgggtggggtacaagaATGGAGTGCAAATTTTAGACCGATAAATGTTAACGTTTTCAGTGGAAATCCGGGACCTTCCGTGATTATGgatgtaaataaaactgaaatggatttttttaatttattattcacACCCCAGATGATTCAACAAATCGTGGATGAGACCAACAAATACGCAACAAAAAAGCAGCTGGAGAAACCTGATGATAAATGGAGGAACGTTACATTTAGTGAAATAAGAGCCTATCTTGGATTTCAGATTGTGATGGGGATTATTGCAGCACCAAATTTGGATATGTACTGGAGTAGTGATCCTATGTTTAGTCCATGTGGAATAAAAGAGAGAATGACACGCGATCGGTATGATAAAATCAGTAAGTACTTCCACGTAGCTGACACATCATGCAATCCAGCACGCGAACAACCAGGCCATGACAAACTTTCACATGTTCGACCGGTTCTTGAAGCCGTGCGTGTAAATTTGATGGCCAATTATAAACCACACCGTGAAACGACAGTTGATGAGGCTATGATTGGATGTACCGGTCGCTTAGGATTCAAACAATATGTGCCAATGAAGCCGACTAAACGTGGGATCAAAGTGTGGGTAAGGGCGGACCCTCACAATGGATATGTGAATGACATTCAAGTGTATTTAGGTAAGGAGAACCGTGACGGAGACAAGGGTTTAGGGGAACGAGTTGTGATGGATTTAGTAACACCAATTTTGAATCGCGGACATCATGTGTATTGTGACAACTATTTCACTACGGTAGGACTATTCGAGGAATTACAACAGCAAGGAACTTACGCGTGTGGAACATTTAGATCCAACAGACGAGGAATTCCGGACGAAATAAAACCGCAGAAGCTAAAGGAACAAGGGACATCTATCACGATGCAGAAAGGAAACATGGTTGCGACAGCTTGGAGGGACAAGAAGACcgtattcattttatttctacaaACTTCGATCCAACAACGCCGAGGACAACAGTTCAACGAAGGCAGAAAGACGGAAGTCATAAAGATGTTTCTTGCCCGGAGTCCGTACGAAATTACACAAAGTACATGAACGGTGTTGACAATGCGGATCAGCTACGGGCAATGTACAGTCTAGCGCGCAAGTCAGCCAAGTGGTTGAAATATCTTTTCTGGTTTTTAGTTGATCTTGCCATAGTTGGAGCCTATATTCTGATGAAGGAATCACCAAATCACCAACAGAAGACAAGAACAGGAAAACCTAAGCCATTGACACAACTGGATTTTCGAAAGAAACTCGCGAAGCAGCTAATTGGGGACTTTATGCAGAAAAGGAAACGCGACGTGCTCAAGGAAAATATTCAGCTACAAGGCAGGATATGCTGGCCGGCTAATTTGGGAAAAAGGCGAACCTGTAAGATGTGTTCAAAAAATGGAAAGCGACGCGAAACACAGTACGGTTGTGAAGGATGCGGAGTGAATCTTTGTGTTGAGTGCTATAAGCCGTACCACGTTGAAAAATTTCCGGAGCGATTTGGGAAATAGTGCTCAAAATCAGTGTGTAAATAAACTAAATCTCTGAACATCAAGAGGGCTTGTAATtcattaacaaaatatcaaataaaataaatataaatataaaaatctataaatttactgcTTAACTTCTCTATTTACAACAGCATCTGTGTATGTATAAGCTGTGTATGTATATTGGACTAACTTACATCACAAGAAAGGTACAAGTATGCCCAATATGCATATGAAGTTTGGTGAGTCTGTATTTCATAATGACCCAGTTACAACCTTTTTTGCATGGCATCTGCATGTTGTCAAAATCCTTGTACAGGATTTATCAGTTTATCACTTTTAAGGCTTTccagaataaaaaaggaaattccaTTTGTCCTTTTTTTGGGGTGATATTGAAAAATGATTATACAGATATATAACAcatacagtagagccatagatagggtaacatccccccacgtcccttttaacaaaatcaaaatgaattttcaatttttcaaatacagtagagccatagatagggtaacatccccccacgtcccttttcacaaaatcacttttcattattcaaatacaatagagccatagatagggtaacatccccccacatctcttttaacaaaattgattttcaatttttcaaatacagtagagccatagatagggtaacatccccccacgtcccttttcacaaaattacttttcattattcaaatacaatagagccatagatagggtaacatcccccacgtcccttttaacaaatcaattttcaatttttcaaatacagtagagccatagatagggtaacatccccccacgtcccttttcacaaaatcacttttcattattcaaatacaatagagtcatagatagggtaaca
This is a stretch of genomic DNA from Mercenaria mercenaria strain notata chromosome 4, MADL_Memer_1, whole genome shotgun sequence. It encodes these proteins:
- the LOC128556600 gene encoding piggyBac transposable element-derived protein 4-like, whose translation is MEYMMGFNETVNDSDISMSSDDDSDDDVPLVDLIQRQNVNRRDEEVGGVQEWSANFRPINVNVFSGNPGPSVIMDVNKTEMDFFNLLFTPQMIQQIVDETNKYATKKQLEKPDDKWRNVTFSEIRAYLGFQIVMGIIAAPNLDMYWSSDPMFSPCGIKERMTRDRYDKISKYFHVADTSCNPAREQPGHDKLSHVRPVLEAVRVNLMANYKPHRETTVDEAMIGCTGRLGFKQYVPMKPTKRGIKVWVRADPHNGYVNDIQVYLGKENRDGDKGLGERVVMDLVTPILNRGHHVYCDNYFTTVGLFEELQQQGTYACGTFRSNRRGIPDEIKPQKLKEQGTSITMQKGNMVATAWRDKKTVFILFLQTSIQQRRGQQFNEGRKTEVIKMFLARSPYEITQST